One genomic segment of Pleurodeles waltl isolate 20211129_DDA chromosome 11, aPleWal1.hap1.20221129, whole genome shotgun sequence includes these proteins:
- the LOC138265748 gene encoding adiponectin-like has translation MQLLVSLVVCLLLSLKICQSQADPEISEAQGPRASCANWMGGLPGYPGHNGVPGRDGRDGKDGDKGEKGDQGEQGPKGDQGEAGVTGVEGAQGLPGSPGLKGERGESSLTYHSAFSVGLVSKDPPPNMPIKFTKIFYNEQKHYDETTGKFLCVIPGTYYFSYHLTVYLKDVKVSLYRSGKAIMFTYDQFQATNLDQASGSVLLHLKAGEEIWLQVFGEGAYNGIYADNINDSTFTGFLLYPDMAS, from the exons ATGCAGCTTTTGGTGAGCCTCGTAGTGTGTCTGCTCCTATCTTTGAAGATATGCCAATCACAAGCGGACCCGGAAATATCAGAGGCCCAAGGTCCTAGAGCTTCGTGTGCCAACTGGATGGGAGGACTTCCTGGCTACCCTGGTCACAATGGTGTCCCGGGAAGAGATGGCCGAGACGGGAAGGATGGCGACAAGGGGGAGAAAGGAGATCAAG gtgaacaagggccaaagggagaCCAGGGAGAGGCCGGAGTGACTGGTGTAGAAGGTGCCCAAGGATTACCGGGATCCCCCGGGCTAAAAGGCGAGCGAGGAGAAAGCTCCCTCACCTATCACTCGGCTTTCAGTGTTGGCTTAGTCTCTAAAGATCCTCCACCCAACATGCCCATCAAATTCACTAAAATCTTCTACAATGAGCAGAAGCACTATGACGAAACCACGGGCAAGTTCCTCTGCGTGATTCCGGGCACCTATTATTTCTCGTACCACCTCACTGTGTACCTGAAAGATGTGAAGGTTAGTCTGTACAGGAGTGGGAAGGCCATCATGTTTACTTACGACCAGTTCCAAGCCACCAACCTGGATCAGGCTTCGGGGTCTGTGCTGCTTCACCTGAAGGCTGGCGAAGAGATCTGGCTGCAAGTGTTTGGTGAGGGAGCATACAATGGGATTTACGCTGACAATATTAATGACTCCACTTTCACAGGCTTCTTACTTTACCCAGACATGGCTTCTTAA